The following proteins come from a genomic window of Synergistaceae bacterium:
- a CDS encoding lipid-binding SYLF domain-containing protein — MKKLALLVLIITAFTASAAFGDAESLISSSTAMINEIASHSDASDMAASLRSSYAVAIVPSMFKAGFGFGGSYGEGLILVKKDGKWYGPSFYNIGGPSVGFQIGVESVSLLLSVINERGVRAFLNSKTKLGGDIAIAAGPVGRRAEAATDAQAKASIYSYSISKGLFAGLSLEGSVIGISVKHNSQYWGSRITASDAITKPATDKRIQPLIKALNNLMSK, encoded by the coding sequence ATGAAAAAATTAGCTTTACTTGTATTAATAATCACTGCATTCACGGCGAGTGCGGCATTTGGAGACGCAGAGAGTTTAATATCGTCTTCTACGGCAATGATAAACGAGATAGCTTCACATTCTGACGCGTCAGATATGGCTGCATCACTAAGAAGTTCATACGCGGTCGCAATAGTTCCCTCAATGTTCAAAGCGGGCTTTGGATTCGGGGGCTCATACGGTGAGGGCTTAATTCTCGTAAAGAAAGACGGCAAATGGTACGGACCGAGTTTCTACAATATCGGCGGGCCTTCTGTAGGCTTTCAGATCGGAGTTGAGAGTGTTTCTCTTTTACTCTCAGTAATAAATGAACGCGGAGTCCGTGCATTCCTTAACAGTAAAACAAAACTGGGCGGAGATATTGCCATAGCAGCTGGTCCTGTAGGAAGACGAGCAGAGGCAGCAACTGACGCGCAGGCAAAGGCATCAATTTACAGTTATTCAATCAGCAAGGGACTTTTTGCGGGCTTATCTCTTGAAGGCTCAGTAATAGGGATCAGCGTTAAACACAACTCTCAATACTGGGGCAGCAGAATCACAGCGTCAGACGCAATAACTAAACCAGCAACCGACAAGAGAATCCAGCCGTTAATCAAGGCACTAAATAACTTGATGAGCAAATAA
- a CDS encoding NAD(P)/FAD-dependent oxidoreductase, with product MQHFDTLIIGGGPAGLMAAVRASSIGQKVIIVEKNEKLGEKLLLAGRGRCNFTNAEPDINNFIAKYGDKGKFLYSAFSKFGPHETMSFFASHGVDIIEERGKRVFPASGGGQRILDTLIMQCRKYNVKIFRSNPVKALKIKDSRVNYIITENEEISADKYIIATGGKSYPKTGSTGDGYRLAQQAGHTITKLFPALVPVKTQEIWPRLASGCDLKNVRLTVIRDGKEIDNRFGQMEFTNFGVSGPIVMDLSSFIPEWQEGAQSLEFSLDLKPSLTHGILIERVNREIKKFSGRKRFAGLARSLVPAKLTPLILELSDIPHDKPIEYISSEEIFEFVKLLKDIRMHINGLWSFNNAVVTNGGVSLKEIEPSTMKSKLCDNLYFAGEVLDLNGPSGGFNLQICWSTGYISGSVN from the coding sequence ATGCAGCATTTTGATACACTCATAATCGGAGGAGGCCCCGCGGGGTTAATGGCTGCTGTTCGTGCGTCATCGATCGGGCAAAAAGTTATAATCGTTGAGAAAAATGAGAAACTCGGCGAGAAATTATTACTTGCTGGGCGGGGACGGTGTAATTTTACTAATGCGGAACCTGACATAAATAATTTTATTGCTAAATACGGCGACAAGGGCAAATTTTTATATTCAGCTTTTAGCAAGTTCGGACCTCATGAGACAATGTCATTTTTTGCGAGTCACGGAGTCGACATCATAGAAGAACGAGGCAAAAGAGTCTTCCCGGCATCCGGAGGCGGTCAAAGGATTCTAGACACTCTTATAATGCAGTGCAGAAAATATAACGTGAAAATTTTTCGCTCAAATCCCGTCAAAGCTCTCAAGATAAAAGATTCACGCGTAAATTACATAATCACAGAGAATGAAGAAATCAGCGCTGATAAATATATTATTGCAACAGGCGGCAAATCTTATCCCAAAACAGGCTCAACAGGGGACGGATATAGACTCGCTCAGCAAGCCGGACACACTATAACAAAATTATTTCCTGCACTTGTACCAGTTAAGACTCAAGAAATTTGGCCGAGACTCGCAAGCGGGTGCGATCTGAAAAATGTAAGATTGACGGTAATACGCGACGGCAAAGAAATTGATAATCGATTCGGACAAATGGAATTTACTAATTTCGGAGTGAGCGGGCCTATTGTAATGGATTTAAGCTCATTTATTCCCGAATGGCAGGAAGGAGCGCAAAGTTTAGAGTTTTCGCTTGATTTAAAGCCTAGTCTTACTCACGGGATATTAATAGAACGAGTCAATCGCGAAATCAAAAAATTTTCAGGCCGCAAAAGATTCGCAGGTCTAGCGCGTTCACTCGTTCCCGCAAAATTAACGCCTTTGATTCTGGAACTCTCAGACATTCCGCATGATAAGCCTATTGAATATATCTCAAGTGAAGAAATTTTTGAGTTCGTGAAGCTGCTTAAAGATATTAGAATGCACATTAACGGGCTATGGAGCTTTAATAATGCAGTAGTTACTAACGGCGGAGTCTCTCTCAAAGAAATAGAGCCGTCAACTATGAAGTCAAAACTATGCGATAATTTATACTTTGCCGGTGAAGTATTAGACTTGAACGGGCCTTCAGGAGGGTTTAATCTTCAAATTTGCTGGAGCACAGGTTATATATCAGGGAGCGTGAATTAA
- a CDS encoding type III pantothenate kinase, with protein MLLVIDAGNTTIAAGVFDGNNLIAHWRLSSISRTSDEFGLYLRELLAAQNINHSSITGAAFASVVPSLDFAITEAIKQYFNITPLQVNSETDTGLELRVKNPSEVGADRIVNVFAGLHKYGSPLIVVDYGTAITFDCISPEGAYLGGVIAPGLVSGISALFSKAAKLPQVSLSIPERVIGINTTENIQSGILYGNGGLTDRLIDLIRDTDGMKAAKVVATGGHAALMEKVSRNIEYVDNWLMLDGLRLIYERNNKS; from the coding sequence ATGTTATTAGTAATCGACGCAGGAAATACGACAATTGCAGCGGGAGTCTTTGACGGTAATAATTTAATTGCACATTGGCGGCTGTCTTCAATTTCTCGGACATCGGACGAATTCGGCTTATATTTGCGGGAACTGCTTGCGGCTCAAAATATAAATCACTCGTCAATCACTGGCGCGGCGTTTGCTTCTGTAGTGCCTTCTTTGGATTTCGCTATAACTGAAGCAATCAAGCAATATTTTAATATTACCCCTTTACAAGTTAATTCAGAGACTGACACGGGGCTTGAATTGCGCGTAAAGAATCCTAGTGAAGTCGGAGCAGATAGAATCGTAAATGTCTTTGCTGGACTTCATAAATACGGCTCGCCTTTGATAGTCGTAGATTACGGCACGGCTATAACATTTGACTGCATTTCTCCGGAGGGTGCATATTTAGGCGGAGTAATTGCCCCCGGTCTTGTTTCGGGAATCTCGGCTTTATTCTCAAAGGCTGCTAAATTGCCTCAAGTCTCGCTTTCTATTCCTGAAAGAGTTATCGGGATTAACACAACGGAAAATATACAGTCGGGAATTTTATACGGCAACGGGGGATTAACTGACAGATTAATTGACTTAATACGCGACACAGACGGAATGAAGGCCGCAAAAGTCGTAGCAACAGGAGGGCACGCGGCTTTAATGGAAAAAGTTTCGCGAAATATTGAATACGTAGATAACTGGCTCATGCTTGACGGGTTAAGACTAATTTACGAGAGAAATAATAAATCATGA
- a CDS encoding tRNA-dihydrouridine synthase family protein: MIHAGGLELDNKLCLAPLAGVTTLTIREFFSGMGAALTHTEMISCSGLIRDNTKTLDMLKVSSFESPLIVQLFAPDEKILYNGALKVLTHCEKFSGLGINMACPMPKITKNGAGSALMRRPEIAAKMVSCLKNLNLPVWIKTRKFDNDYETLKFAELLINSGADNVCIHGRTPSQRYEGIADRSIISLAAKEFPGYISASGDVKNLADIDEYLNMGCVIVMIARGAFANPCLFEEYRGIYRTQCEKLDALTKFAYRTLEISGEHRAVVLLKRFAGSMLKFKNGAANLRQQAMISTSLEEILNIFRRSIY; encoded by the coding sequence ATGATTCATGCGGGAGGGCTTGAACTCGATAATAAATTATGTCTTGCTCCGTTAGCTGGAGTAACGACTCTGACAATACGCGAATTTTTTTCGGGAATGGGCGCGGCCTTGACTCATACGGAAATGATAAGCTGTTCGGGACTGATTCGCGACAATACAAAGACTCTTGACATGCTGAAAGTTTCAAGTTTTGAGTCGCCCTTAATTGTGCAGTTATTCGCACCTGATGAGAAAATTTTATATAACGGAGCTTTGAAAGTTTTGACTCATTGTGAGAAATTTTCAGGACTGGGAATAAATATGGCTTGTCCAATGCCTAAGATAACTAAAAACGGGGCTGGCTCGGCTTTAATGCGTCGTCCGGAAATTGCCGCAAAAATGGTAAGCTGCCTAAAAAATTTAAATCTTCCAGTCTGGATAAAGACCCGCAAATTTGATAATGATTACGAGACTCTAAAATTTGCCGAGCTATTAATAAATTCCGGAGCTGATAATGTCTGCATTCATGGCCGGACACCCTCACAACGTTATGAAGGAATTGCTGACAGGTCAATAATTTCACTTGCTGCTAAAGAGTTCCCCGGTTATATAAGTGCTAGCGGCGATGTTAAGAATCTTGCTGACATTGACGAATATTTAAATATGGGCTGCGTTATAGTCATGATTGCCCGGGGAGCGTTTGCAAATCCCTGCTTGTTTGAAGAGTACAGGGGGATTTACAGGACTCAATGTGAAAAACTTGACGCTTTAACAAAATTTGCATATAGGACTCTGGAAATTTCCGGCGAACATAGAGCAGTCGTGTTATTAAAGCGATTCGCGGGAAGTATGCTCAAATTTAAGAACGGCGCGGCGAATTTAAGACAGCAGGCAATGATTTCTACTAGTCTTGAAGAGATATTAAATATTTTTAGAAGGAGTATATATTAA
- a CDS encoding TIGR03905 family TSCPD domain-containing protein: protein MSKHVDFMPNGVCSRYIIFDIDDDNKIHGLNFIGGCPGNLKAISRLLEGADAADTAKILRGNLCGNRGTSCADQLAIAIEGALSS from the coding sequence ATGAGTAAACACGTTGATTTTATGCCGAACGGTGTATGTTCGAGATATATAATATTTGACATTGACGATGATAACAAGATTCACGGGCTTAACTTTATAGGCGGCTGTCCGGGCAATCTGAAGGCAATATCAAGACTTTTAGAGGGTGCAGACGCTGCTGATACTGCGAAAATTTTACGGGGGAATCTTTGCGGAAATCGGGGAACTTCATGCGCTGATCAATTAGCTATAGCAATCGAGGGGGCTTTGTCGTCATGA
- the queA gene encoding tRNA preQ1(34) S-adenosylmethionine ribosyltransferase-isomerase QueA has translation MSDLYDLSSYKYELPPERIAQYPASPRDSSKLLIWNVENDSININNYFRDIINYLTPNDLLILNDTRVIPARLNAFRDSGGKCEILLLKNLDADFITWEALVKPAKKLHEGSCVNINNSRVHIIADKPQGIRIIKFDFDSRERVMKFLDESGRMPLPPYIKNDSESNMRESYQTVFAKNDGSAAAPTASLHFTPELLDKIKYKGVKIAYITLHVGLGTFRPVKTHDIRDHNIHTEHCEIPEITAQIINEHKSKGGRIIACGTTAARTLESFSDENNIIKSGILETKLFIYPGYKFKIVDGLITNFHLPESSLIMLVSSFAANRAGAFTPEENQKILSRLISIYELAIKNNWRFFSFGDAMFII, from the coding sequence ATGAGTGATTTATATGATTTAAGCTCGTATAAATATGAATTACCGCCCGAAAGAATCGCGCAATATCCCGCGAGTCCTCGTGATTCGTCAAAATTATTAATATGGAACGTAGAGAATGACTCAATCAATATAAATAATTATTTCAGGGACATAATAAATTATTTGACTCCGAATGATTTATTAATTCTGAATGATACGCGCGTGATTCCTGCGAGATTGAATGCCTTTAGAGACTCCGGCGGGAAGTGTGAAATATTATTACTCAAAAATTTAGACGCTGATTTTATAACGTGGGAAGCTCTTGTTAAGCCTGCTAAAAAATTACATGAGGGATCTTGCGTGAACATAAATAATTCAAGAGTTCATATTATAGCCGACAAGCCCCAAGGAATCAGAATAATAAAATTTGATTTTGACTCAAGAGAAAGAGTCATGAAATTTCTTGACGAGTCCGGGAGAATGCCTTTACCTCCATATATAAAGAATGACTCCGAGTCAAATATGCGCGAATCTTATCAGACAGTTTTTGCGAAAAATGACGGCTCAGCAGCAGCACCTACAGCAAGTTTGCATTTCACGCCGGAATTACTTGATAAAATCAAATATAAAGGTGTAAAAATTGCATATATAACTCTTCACGTAGGATTAGGAACATTCAGGCCGGTAAAGACTCATGATATAAGAGATCATAATATTCACACTGAACACTGCGAGATTCCGGAAATTACAGCGCAAATTATTAACGAGCATAAATCCAAAGGCGGGCGGATTATAGCATGCGGAACAACTGCGGCACGAACTCTTGAATCTTTTAGCGACGAGAATAATATAATCAAATCCGGAATACTTGAGACGAAATTATTTATATATCCGGGCTATAAATTCAAGATAGTTGACGGGTTAATCACAAATTTTCACCTGCCCGAAAGTTCGTTAATAATGCTAGTATCATCATTTGCGGCGAATCGAGCAGGAGCTTTCACGCCTGAAGAGAATCAAAAAATTTTATCGCGCCTAATCTCAATCTATGAACTTGCTATAAAAAATAACTGGCGTTTTTTCTCCTTCGGTGATGCAATGTTTATTATTTGA